The window TTTTACTTATCAGCATCAGAGCCATAGCTCCTGCAAGTGCAATTATAGAAGGTGCTATATGTGTAATTTCATGTGATACGAATCCGATAATTACTAAAAATAGTATAATCAGCGAGTAAAGCATTAATTTTCTGTCTTTTAACGCTCTGTCAGGGTCTAATTCCATTATATGAGCTTTTAGTTCTCTTGAAACTTTCATCTTTCTGCAGTAAAAAAAGTAAAGCAGAAATATAGTAATTATCAGATTAATTATAATTACAGGCCCAAGATTCACAATAAAGTCATTAAATGAAAATCCGGCTTCACTTCCTATTAATATGTTAGGCGGATCACCTATTAAAGTAGCTGTTCCTCCAATATTCGATGCCAGTATTTCTCCTATAATAAAAGGTTTTGTATCCAGCTTCAGATTTTCCAGCATAACTATAGTTACAGGAACTATAAGAAGTATTGTGGTAACATTATCCAAAAACGCCGAAAACACCGCCGTTACCAGCATTAATAATATTAATAAAGGTACAGGCTCCCCTCTTACCAGCTGGGTAGCTTTTATGGCTATCCATTCAAAAAGCCCCGTTTCTGCGAGTATTGATACCATTATCATCATACCAACCAAAAGAAATATTACATTCAGATCTATTGCTTTAAAAGCTTCCTCTGCTCCCAACACTCCCGTCATAACCATTATTACTGCCCCTAACATCGCCAATACTGATATAGGGAATTTTTCAAATATAATTAATATATATGCTAAACAAAATATAATTATTGCCAACAACATATGCGACATTCCTAATCACCAAAACCTTCATTAAATATGTAAAAACTTTTTAATTATGTCACGTCTTTCTATCATTCCGAAATATTTGTCGTTTTCCACGACATAGAGTCTCGTTCTTCCCTCTGTTATCATCTTAAAACATATTTCCATAATAGACGCCTGTTTATCAACCAAATTTTTACTTTTCCTGTATAATTCCCTGACAGTAACCTTTGCCGAATTTAAAAAGTATTCTTCAAAGGGTTCTCCCACAGTCATAAAACTAAGATCTGACACCAGCGAAGCATATTTCGGCATTCCAAACTCTATGAGTTCTCTTTCTGTTATTTCTCCGACAAAATACCCGGCTTTATCTACTACTGGAAGCCCTGTCTTATTTTCACTTATAAAACGTGAAGCTACAGCTTCCAGAGGTTCGTCCAGACTCACAGGTCTAACATCTGTGTCCATCAGATCTTCTGAAGTAACTGTTTGTTTTATATCATTTTCATATTCCTGAATCAGTTCTATAAACTCGTCTTCACTTCTTACATTTTTTACTTTTTCCAGAAACTCATTCTGATGTCCCAGATAAGACACCAGGGACATTAATTTTAGTACAGTTCTGTTTTTAGTCAGACCCGAAAGAATGATAAAAAATAATTCTATACTCTCTTCTTTATTTCTGACTATTGCCTTTATTGGTTTTTTCAAAGTTCCTGCCATAACAGTCGTGTCATTATAACCGTCTATTCTTCCATGGGGTATTACAAGACCATGCCCCAATGCAGTAGAAGTTTCACCTTCTCTTTTTGAAACCGCTTTTTTTGCTTTCTCTAAATTATTCCTAACTTCTTCGTCTACTTCAGCTGCTCTGTTCAGAATATCATCTATTAATTCTCCCACAGTTTCTGACTCTGCATTTAGAAATACCAGTTCCTTTGAAATAAAATTAGAAATTCTCATGCTATTCCCACTTTCCCGGTACCTGACTTAAAAAACTTTTTCATTATAATTTATAAAATAAGCCGCAGGTACCTCCGTTAATGAAAGAGTATATGGCTTTTACACCATATACTTCTTTTATACTTATTTATTTATAAATCAAATTTAATAACATAAAATTTTGATCTGCCTTATCAGCTTAATTTAGGATAAGTAATTATCCCGAAACCTGAGCCTACATGCGAACCTATTACAGGTCCTACTAATTTAATATTTACTACTGTAACTTTAGAATTCTTCTCATATTCTTTAGCTATTTTATCTGCTACATCAAGATTTTTGGAAACTCCTGCCCAGACTACGTATAAATATACACTCTGATTCTCTGTTTCCTGCTTTATAGTCTTTCTTATGTAGTTCAAAACACCCATTTCACCAATTACTTTCTTTTCCGGAATTACTTCCCCGTTTCTCACGCCTATTATGGGCTTTAGGTGTAATGCAGAACCAATATAGCTGGTAGCTTTTCCGATTCTTCCGCCTTTTTCCAAAAACTTCAGGTCATTCAGCGCAATCAGGAATCTTGCTTTTGATCTGGTATTTTCCACCCAGTTAATTATACTCTGAAATGACTCTCTTTTCAATGATTTTTTTGCAGCTTCCGTTACCAGATGCCCCAATGCTGATGTTGTAGTCAGACTATCCAGAATTTCTACATTTTC is drawn from Sebaldella sp. S0638 and contains these coding sequences:
- a CDS encoding PTS sugar transporter subunit IIA produces the protein MRISNFISKELVFLNAESETVGELIDDILNRAAEVDEEVRNNLEKAKKAVSKREGETSTALGHGLVIPHGRIDGYNDTTVMAGTLKKPIKAIVRNKEESIELFFIILSGLTKNRTVLKLMSLVSYLGHQNEFLEKVKNVRSEDEFIELIQEYENDIKQTVTSEDLMDTDVRPVSLDEPLEAVASRFISENKTGLPVVDKAGYFVGEITERELIEFGMPKYASLVSDLSFMTVGEPFEEYFLNSAKVTVRELYRKSKNLVDKQASIMEICFKMITEGRTRLYVVENDKYFGMIERRDIIKKFLHI
- a CDS encoding SLC13 family permease codes for the protein MLLAIIIFCLAYILIIFEKFPISVLAMLGAVIMVMTGVLGAEEAFKAIDLNVIFLLVGMMIMVSILAETGLFEWIAIKATQLVRGEPVPLLILLMLVTAVFSAFLDNVTTILLIVPVTIVMLENLKLDTKPFIIGEILASNIGGTATLIGDPPNILIGSEAGFSFNDFIVNLGPVIIINLIITIFLLYFFYCRKMKVSRELKAHIMELDPDRALKDRKLMLYSLIILFLVIIGFVSHEITHIAPSIIALAGAMALMLISKKEPEEIFEKVEWPTLFFFMGLFIMVEGLVEVGVIRMLAEATLSLTKGDFQKTALFIGILSSSVSPIIDNIPYTTTMLPLIKNLQTAFPNVDALWWSLSLGACLGGNATLIGASANVVAANISKKNGKVISFIEYLKYGLPLTFVTIVIAMIYLNFRYLG